The proteins below are encoded in one region of Ostrea edulis chromosome 3, xbOstEdul1.1, whole genome shotgun sequence:
- the LOC125674864 gene encoding uncharacterized protein LOC125674864, translating to MHYYWSKDENAMEFYEYGKNELSLPKEDTNQHIHQKRTFMFVKDGEIDREKNNRLGNKAVKDTRMTHCFRPVAPYVITSRERSCFCDVCRCINGTCEEKCSNELLTGNWVVQNISNKRRNRPDGAKRTVTEAENEDVGSEDGDITDGQNEVNTNEDEKGDNGMVNVNRDDITDNLGNTESLQNIQHEDNIVGQMVYDLESSVNIRGLSDIIADRLNPDTEPVDFSDLSGMLEFDEKMDVFVAEGLGQTSPQRESIIHSDQQTEYRSRKFVGVNTFSNLCSGKETDFIGPLWMTSLGSHMIAYIDFCQYLFYPSSLPLEENYLNFETFTLAHTIQNSYCCCIEINVFLSAEKIVSVLLP from the exons ATGCATTATTACTGGAGTAAAGACGAGAATGCCATGGAGTTTTACGAGTATGGTAAAAACGAACTGTCACTTCCGAAGGAAGACACAAATCAGCACATTCATCAAAAAAGGACATTTATGTTTGTAAAGGATGGAGAGATAGATAGGGAAAAGAACAACAGACTGGGAAACAAGGCAGTGAAGGACACAAGAATGACTCATTGTTTTAGACCTGTAGCTCCATATGTCATAACATCAAGGGAAAGGAGCTGTTTCTGTGATGTGTGTAGATGTATCAATGGTACATGTGAGGAGAAATGCAGTAATGAATTGCTGACAGGAAATTGGGTTGTTCAAAATATTTCCAATAAAAGACGGAATCGACCTGATGGTGCAAAGAGAACTGTAACAG AAGCAGAGAATGAAGATGTTGGAAGTGAAGATGGTGACATTACAGATGGTCAAAATGAGGTTAACACAAATGAGGATGAAAAGGGGGATAATGGCATGGTCAATGTAAATCGAGATGACATCACAGATAACCTTGGCAACACAGAAAGTTTACAAA ATATTCAGCATGAAGATAATATAGTTGGTCAGATGGTGTATGACCTAGAGAGTTCAGTTAACATCAGAGGCCTAAGTGACATCATTG CTGATAGACTGAATCCAGACACAGAACCTGTTGATTTTAGTGATCTTAGTGGCATGCTTG AGTTTGATGAGAAAATGGATGTTTTTGTTGCTGAGGGCTTGGGACAGACATCTCCACAAAGAGAGTCCATAATTCATTCTGATCAGCAAACAGAATACAG ATCAAGGAAGTTTGTGGGGGTGAATACCTTCTCCAATTTATGCAGCGGAAAGGAGACTGATTTTATTGGCCCTTTGTGGATGACTTCTCTTGGGAGCCATATGATAGCATACATCGACTTTTGCCAATACCTGTTTTATCCAAGCAGTCTTCCTCTAGAAGagaattatttgaattttgaaacaTTCACACTCGCTCATACTATTCAAAATTCATACTGCTGTtgcattgaaataaatgtttttctGTCCGCTGAAAAAATTGTGTCTGTGTTACTTCCATAA